From a single Cryptococcus neoformans var. neoformans B-3501A chromosome 3, whole genome shotgun sequence genomic region:
- a CDS encoding hypothetical protein (HMMPfam hit to Zn_clus, Fungal Zn(2)-Cys(6) binuclear cluster domain, score: 40.1, E(): 6.1e-09) has product MDFYPPQLAGQSSTTTSLEHLGSSTQANQQPVTPDTATTDNKRKKRTGSSGKDGTKIKKTRQSQSCDACRARKVKCDRPPPGKETDGPIKNMCSHCAQLNLPCTFDYVQRKRGPPNMYLKRIQEDQQVECNENGKSISSTVGSSKFSSEVPATIPRAPPPLQAALRGTPPATSDNTSSEWQPTLGMTMSTTRAAHAGHYPIMSISASSSPSVQAVTVPLGLSPLRSRSYLPVSLDPSHSLATSQTPSAQSSPLHLPQHLAYINHTYDPRNPLDSVLPRRLLYHIIDLYFDYIYCLIPCLHRPSFIHDLNTKREENPDQEEWVILVLAVVASTLVQLPRSFVDLPRNEVKDLVLRCHNRIKDYLARDFDTITVTRTIIIYLSLYVYGITGHIVVSHGLFGQNYVFMLALRAHEEGTYATLGNIERVLLRRMFWLMYGGDKTLAFTGAFPVLFHEDDCASVALPDDIDDEYLTEEGYTKQPESYTSVLSGFRYISHLFRVSGEVLDKRRRDKIRSPSGLMLQMRINEINELYNRTMSIMDFCPAPLKLDYRSASASVMSMSPDWDERIKSDIHTIFSDPNEHDMDLVKDFYLVQQANIYVTQQLVRFIIIQYREELLEIQQDEAHHGLDLAQREAMKRSIREQTQDEKDEVVVDMLSILQKIPIQVLAVNSFTIIEKVRSVASSLLDFLDHGEDMGLPPLSSHETRAQKAQRNLWKFLNYLSEIESMYSWHDEKGTGKGF; this is encoded by the exons ATGGACTTCTATCCTCCTCAGCTGGCTGGACAATCCAGTACAACCACCTCGCTAGAACACCTAGGATCCTCCACCCAGGCCAATCAACAGCCTGTGACTCCTGACACCGCGACCACGGACaataaaagaaagaagcgcACAGGAAGTAGCGGAAAGGATGGGACCAAGATAAAAAAAACAAGGCAGAGCC AGTCATGTGATG CTTGCCGCGCCCGAAA AGTCAAATGCGACAGACCGCCTCCGGGAAAAGAGACTGACGGTCCAATCAAGAACATGTGCAGCCATTGCGCTCAGCTGAATCTACCAT GTACTTTCGATTATGTGCAACGGAAAAGGGGTCCCCCCAATAT GTATTTGAAGCGTATACAGGAAGATCAGCAGGTTGAATGCAACGAAAACGGAAAATCCATCTCATCAACTGTTGGTTCTTCAAAATTCAGCTCTGAAGTACCCGCAACTATACCACGTGCCCCTCCACCGCTACAGGCTGCGTTGCGGGGAACACCACCTGCGACGTCGGATAACACGTCTTCTGAATGGCAGCCGACCTTGGGCATGACTATGTCTACTACACGCGCGGCTCATGCTGGACATTACCCTATCATGTCCATTTCTGCCAGTTCGTCTCCCAGTGTCCAGGCCGTTACAGTACCTCTCGGACTTTCACCTCTACGTTCAAGGAGTTATCTCCCTGTCTCTCTTGACCCCTCCCATTCACTGGCTACAAGTCAAACTCCGAGTGCACAATCTTCACCGCTTCACTTACCTCAACACCTTGCTTATATCAACCACACATATGACCCGCGAAATCCTCTTGATTCTGTCCTTCCACGTCGGCTTCTTTACCATATCATTGACCTATACTTTGATTATATTTATTGCTTAATTCCTTGCTTGCACAGACCATCATTTATCCACGATCTGAACACAAAACGGGAAGAAAACCCGGATCAGGAGGAATGGGTGATCTTGGTTCTGGCTGTTGTAGCAAGTACGTTAGTGCAGCTTCCGAGAAGCTTTGTCGATCTGCCCAGAAATGAAGTCAAGGACCTCGTTTTAAGATGTCACAATAGAATCAAAGACTATTTAGCACGAGATTTCGATACTATTACCGTGACAAGAA CCATCATTATCTATCTCAGCTT ATACGTTTATGGAATCACTGGGCACATCGTAGTCAGCCATGGATTATTCGGTCAGAATTACGTTTTCATGCTTGCTCTACGAGCCCATGAGGAAGGT ACATACGCTACACTGGGAAACATTGAGCGGGTACTTTTGAGACGGATGTTTTGGCTCATGTATGGTGGGGATAAGACACTTGCTTTCACAGGAGCTTTCCCTGTATTATTCCATGAAGACGATTGTGCCAGTGTGGCGCTTCCCGACGACAT tgatgatgaatacttgacggaagaaggatataCAAAACAACCCGAATCCTACACTTCAGTGTTGAGCGGCTTCCGCTATATCAGCCATCTTTTTCGCG TTTCAGGAGAAGTGTTGGATAAGCGTCGACGAGATAAAATAAGGTCGCCGTCTGGTTTAATGCTCCAAATGAGAATCAATGAGATTAATGAGCTTTACAACCGTACGATGTCCATCATGGATTTTTGCCCCGCACCTTTAAAGTTAGATTACAGATCCGCAAGTGCATCTGTCAT GTCTATGTCTCCAGATTGGGACGAAAGAATCAAGAGTGACATTCATACCATCTTTTCTGACCCCAACGAACATGACATGGATCTCGTCAAGGACTTCTACTTAGTTCAGCAGGCCAATATCTACGTCACACAG CAACTAGTTCGGTTCATAATTATCCAATATCGAGAAGAGCTCCTCGAAATTCAGCAAGACGAAGCACACCATGGATTAGACCTCGCCCAAAGGGAAGCGATGAAACGCTCAATCAGAGAACAGACacaagatgaaaaggatgaggtAGTCGTTGACATGCTATCTATCTTGCAAAAAATTCCAATTCAAGTTCTCG CGGTGAACAGTTTCACTATTATCGAGAAGGTTCGATCTGTTGCTTCGAGTCTGCTTGATTTTTTGGACCATGGTGAAGACATGGGGTTGCCGCCGCTTTCGTCTCATGAAACAAGAGCGCAGAAAGCCCAGAGAAATCTTT GGAAGTTCCTAAATTACTTGTCCGAAATCGAGAGTATGTACTCCTGGCATGACGAGAAAGGGACGGGTAAAGGATTTTAA